The genomic region CTACATCATAGCCAGTATTACTCAACAGCAATGTTATATTTTCCATTCTCATTTTATTCTGAAGTAGTGTTTTAAAATATCAAACCATTTAATTTCAAAACATGTGTGTGATAATCATGTCAGAGTAGTTGGTATTGAAGAAAAGTTGGAGGAACATCAATGCAGACCAAGGGAGTATCTGTGAATGCATGTCTTATAATCATTGTCTTCAATTGCAAGAGGATAAATGCCAAAGTGCATAGAAAAGTAACTGTTGCATTGATTTAGCTGGAAGTTTAGGCGCAGGACAAAAACTGAAGAGATTTAGAAGACGTGGGCGACACAGCAtctgaaagagagacagatgtttTAATAGTAGTACTTTACATTGGCAGCCACTAAATCAATATTCAACACATTACAGCATTTTGAAAAGTACACAACGTAACGCTCAAACAGAGCCTATGCATCACATTTTATGTACACACTACTACAGTAATTTTATAACATTAATCAAGGTAACAATAAACATACACAAATCCTTTAGCACATCCAAAAGGTCCAAATGGCAGTtctgctgacagacagacagcacggCAGACCCCGCTGTAGTTTGAGCATCCCCATGGAATTGGAAATGCAGCTGCTTCATTTACATCACCTGTCATTTAAAAAACAGGATGTTTTATTTGCCTTTGTATAATTTTAAGTATCTTCATTTGATTAAATTACCTTTCACACGTTCATGAAATGCAGGTACAGTATTATAAATAGTTTCTTAGATGTTTATAGCAATTACGCATTTATCACCAGAGAAAATGTATCGAGCAGCAATTTTACAGTATTGTAACAGTTTAAAGACTTGCAAATGATGGTCTGTGGTAAAACTAAATAGCAAAATATCACTCAAACAGCTAGATGAGTCAATAATAATGTTAGTAATACTGACCTTGTCTGTTTCACAAGAGGGTAGTTTAAGACTTACATGCGATGGCCAAGAAAGCGAGGAGCACCAAGAGCATCGTGCAGTGATATTTCATGATGATTTGCTGATGTTGACTGTTCTTTAGAAGAGTTGCAATGTGACAGTTTCTCTCAGGATTTGTCTATTCTTTGCAATCAGTCCCAGTTAACTTAATAAGACTAGTAGTCATGAGTCAGAGCTTGTGCTTCAAATAAGGAGGGGGAAAAACTGACCTGGAACATGGGGACCAGTGGGAAGTACACATTGGAATTGAATCAAATCATGTGTAATTACATTAGCCTACTCTTAGATCAGCCCTTCTTGTTCTTGTCTGAATAATGTTAGAGCTACTAGTGAAAGAAAAAATAGATTCCGCCCGATGTAAGACTTATGCCTCCCCACTTAATTTAAACACTCAAGGAACCAATCAGGGATGCATGACAATCATCTAAACTCCCTCATTCCATTCCTTTCATCTGCACTGATTAAAAAATATTGGATAGGTGAAAGCAATGTGGTGTGGGCCCCTATCCTACTTGGCATATGCTTTTCCCAGTCCTGTTTTTTCAGGTCAATGTAGAAGGAGGGAAATTGAAAAGAAGGTACAGTAGATACCTCTACCCCCAACACTCAGTCCTGGTTCAGGTACGGATGAAATCAATGTATCATTGTCTCCATATCCTGGATCTAACAGGACAGATGGGTGAAAGCAAGGGGTTGCATTAACTTTCACAAATCCACTATAAGCCTACCAGATTTTACCTTAGGGAAAGGAGCAAGGAAGTATGCATTTTCAAAGTATTCAGAGGGGGTCACATAAATATTTTGTCTCTGATGTTGTTCGAACACTAAAACGCTAGAGGGCGGTAAACGTAACACTCTGTGCCTCATATCAGAAAGCCTTGCGGTTACAACCCCGTCCAGTAGGTGGCGATAACGCACCACTCAGCTGGTTGAACCACTATTAAAGAATACATTTCGAATCTAATATGGCTGCGCCCATGGTATGGATGTCAAGTATGCACACGGTTGATTATGTCGCCATTGTTCAGTCATTTCAAACAGACTGCAAATGATGTAAATTTAACAATAGTCGACCAGCGACGTTCAACGTCTCTGCCCCCATCTACAAGTTCTCGACACTGGATAATCTGCATCATGGAACCAGGCATTATCAGACACAGTCAAAGGATGCAACGTTCGTTGTGAGTGGCGAGCTGCATGGTCAATGTTACTGTACGTTATGTCCTTCACAATAGAAACTTGGCATTGTCTGTCTTCTGAAAACCTCGAATAAGGAGTTTACACTCAATTATCATCCAAAATGTACCCTTCAAAAGCAGCAGTTGAAGTGATCCAGTTGGGTCGTATTTCCTATGGGCGTGCATTACAGGTACAGCAACTCTATGTTAGGAGACATCTGGATTCTAAAGACAAATTGCACAATGCTCTGCTACTATGTGAACACCCGCCAGTCTATACCATAGGAATCAGACAGGCACTATACCCATTCGAAGAGGAGCAAAGACTCAAACTCCTTGGTGCTGAATTCTTTCGTAGCAACCGTGGCGGACTCATAACTTTCCATGGTCCAGGGCAGTTGGTGTGCTACCCAATACTCAACTTGGGCTGCTTCAAGAAAAGCGTGCGATGGTACGTGTGTGAGCTGGAGGGGACTGTCATCAACCTTTGCAGAAAGTATGGGATAAAAGCATCCACCTCCCCAAACACTGGGGTCTGGGTTGGATCCAACAAGATATGTGCCATAGGTAGGTTAACCTTCTAAATTAAAGATGACCCAATTTTTGCAATGTTTACAACAACAAAGCTATAATATGTCATTATTGATATTATAGTAAAAATGTTTCCTCTTTCAGGAATCCATTGTGGGAGATACATAACATCTCATGGCTTGGCACTGAACTGCAACACAGATATGGGCTGGTTTGAAAACATTGTGCCTTGTGGGATTGTAGGGAAAGGTGTCACATCCCTTAGTCAAGAACTGGGAAGAGATGTCTCTATTGAAGAATCCATCCCACTACTGCTGGAAACTTTCAGTGATCAGTTTGACTGCACACTGCATAATGGAGAATATTCTAATAATGAATAAACACTGCTTGGTAAATTTAACATGTATGTTTTCATAATCATAAcattttgttctctctctgtctcacctgtcAGCTAAGAAACTGTTTCCCAGATTGTGCTATGAGGGCGTACGTCTGCTGTTCATGTTATGGTGGGGTAAatgtggctcccgagtggcgcagcagtctaaggcactgcgtctccgtgctagaggcgtcactaccggccgtgattgggagccctatagggctgcgctcagttagcccagcgtcgtccgggtttggccggtgtaggcgtCATTTTAAATACGAATTtgtgaactgacttgcctagtttagtaaaggttaaaaataataataatgtagccGCGTGACTGAATGCTACTAgttggtcgtcactagttaccacagtcaCGCTGGTGGCTAAACCCCGACTATTTCTCAAATGTAATAGATTTTAAAACGAaccttaatcacactgctaacctcaTGCCTAACCTTAAtttaagaccaaaaagctaagTTTGATTTCACTAATTTTTACGATATAGCCAATGTTgaatttgtggctgtggtaaccgAACCCCAGTCTACTAAACAAGGACTAAGTAAGGTAGCGAACTAACTAGTTTAACATTAATAAAGACCACTTGAGTGCCAAGATAGGACAAGTGGGCCATTATGTTGCTACGCTAGGTAACTAATTATAACTACGTAGTTTACTGTTTTTCAAGTGTGATTACCACAGCCAGATGACCACTGCAGATAAGATGGCATGGGGTCATCAACAACACCATCACTCTAGCGAGTCAAGCTTAGGTAGCGTCCTAACGGTTTGTTAGATAATACATTTCTTATCTTGGCTGATGATTATATTTTAGATAGGTAGCCAAAGCAAACAGACGTCAAGACCGATAACTAGGGACGTTCTGCCCTGCCTGGCCTATTGCTCGCCTGCTAGTTTTGTAAACTAACTTTGGTTAACGTTATctacgtagctagctagcttgatgTTTTGCTGCACAATATCCTGCTATGGAGAACTGGACCTAAATTGCCATGAAGGCTATTTACCAGTGGATAAGGTCAGTGAGTCACCGGTCAGTGTCATTATCAAAAAGCTAACACTTTTTATGGAAAGTGCACTGACTTGAGTTGTCAGGTGCAAAATCCTTATGTTCTTCTGCTCGGAGATCTTCTGAAATCCCTGCAGTGTGTGTTTCTTGCATAttcgtggcaggtagcctagcaattAAGAGCGTTCGAGCAGTAACCttaaggttgctggttcgaatcccaagCTGACTTGTTCAGAACATCTGCCAAACCCATATTGCTCTGcataaattactaaaatgtaaaaaaaagtttttaaaaagtaaaTGAGGGCAGGATCTGtttgctaacattccactccttgtcatAATGCCAAACAGTTTGGCATATGATAAGGGGTGAAATATTAGCACAACAAGTCTGGTACCCAGGCTACAATTGTACCTATTTTTCTTATTACTAACGAAAAAGTACAGAGCCTGGCTCATGCAGCCTCTACTCCACCCCAAACACTTGCACTGCTTCCCTAGTTGAGAAAGGGTGTAAAAGCAATATATCTGTCTGACCCCTTAACTTGACTCGGACTGTCAGATGCAGCATGGAACTGTGAGAGCCCAGAtctacagcaccagtcaaaagtttggttactacatgattccatgtgtgttatttgatagttttgatgtcttcactattattctacaatatagaaaatagtaaaataaagggAAAAAAATGGGAGGAGGTGTTtccaaacttatgactggtactgtatgtctagatTTAATATAATATTTTGTATCAACAAATGCTTATTTATCAAACAAGATTATATTTTTGATCAGTTCCAGTGTAGCTCAACCATAATGCTGAAGCAGTGGGTATTGTATATTTGACTCAATCAGCAAGCAAGTTAGTCTTAAATTAAGttgtgtgtaactgtgttgacaaAGTCATTAAGAGAGTGCTGAATGTGTTGctaatttgttttgtttttttcccatTCAGAATCGATGGACCAGAGCTCAGATAGAGGCCCTATTGCAGGATAGGCAAGTGGAGGAGCTGAGGCTTAGGCTGTGCTGCAGGATGGCATTTGGGACGGCAGGGCTGAGGGCAGCCATGGGCGTAGGCTTTGCACTCATTAAGGATATGACAATCATCCAGTCCAAACAGGTTAATAATAGTTTCCTTCTCTGAGCAAGTTATGTTAAAGGTATAGACTCACTCAGCTATATGACATTGTGTACAGCGGAGCGACTTCCTGGTTacagatcaacaacaacaaaattggAAGAGCTGAGGTCCTCTGTGGCAGTAAATCATCAACCTTGggcttatacagtgcattcggaaagttttcagaccccttgactttttcaacattttgttagtttacagccttattctaacattgattaaattgctttttttcccctcaatctacacaataccctgtaatgaaAAGGGAAAAAAATGAAATTTTTGCAAAAGTATAcaaattaaatatcacatttttaataagtgttcagaccctgtactcagtactttgttgaagcgcctttggcaatgattacagcctcaaatcttcttgggtatgacgctacaagcttggcacacctgtatttgtggagtttctctcattctctgcagatcctctcaagctctgtctggttggatggggagcgtcggtgcgcagctattttcacgtctctccagagatgttagtcTGGGCTCTAGTTGGCcacccaaggacattcagagacttgtcccaaagccactcctgcgttgtcttggctgtgtgcatagggtCGTTGTCTGACGGGTGTTGCAACTCAAAATTAacaaggtgttcctaatgtttggtatactcagtgtgtatatgttttgagtgtacaaaacattaggaacactgtgttaatattgagttgcttccccttttgccctcagaacagccttaatttcttggggcatggactctacaaggtgttgaaagcgttccacgtGGATGTtggccaatgcttcccacagttgtcaagttggctggatgtcttttgggtggtggatcattcttgatacctACGAGAGACTTGAGTGTGAAAatcccagcagtgttgcagttcttgacacaaatcggtgtgcctggcacctactaccataccccgtttaaaggtGCTTACAGTTGAAgtatgacatttacatacaccttagccaaatacatttaaactcagtttttcacattttctgacatttaatcccagtgaaaattccctgtcttaggtcggttaggatcaccacgttattttaagaatgtgaaatgtcagaataatagtagagatttctttcaggttttatttctttcacatttctatcacattcccagtgggtcagaagtttacatgcactcaattagtatttggtagcattgcctttaaattgtttaacttgggacaaatgtttcgggtagccttccacaagcttcccacaaaaaggtgggtgaattttggccccttcctcctgacagagctggtgtaactgagtcaggtttgtaggcctccttgctcgcacacgctttttcagttctgcccacaaatattctataggattgaggtcagggctttgtgatggccactccaattccttgactttgttgtccttaagccattttgccacaactttggaagtatgcttggggtcattgtccatttggaagactcatttgcgaccaagctttaacttcctgactgatgttttgagatgttgcttcaatatatccacataattttcctgcctcatgatgccatctattttgtgtagtgcaccagtccttcctgcagcagggcacccccacaacatgatgctgctacccccgtaCCTCACTGTTGGAATGGTGTTCTCcaagcttgcaagcctccccttttttccctttattatggccaaacagttctatttttgtttcatcagaccagcggacatttctccaaaaagtatgatctttgtccccatgtgcagttgcaaactggaGTCtgtctttttatggcggttttggagcagcggcttcttTCCTTGTTCCTTGTCGATGTAGGGcttgttttactgtagatatagatacttttgtacctgtttcatccagcatattcacacggtcctttgctgttgttctgggattgattttcacttttcgcaccaaagtacgttcatctctaggagacagaacgtgtctctttcctgagcggtatgacagctgcgtggtcccactgtgtttatacttgagtactattgtttgtacagatgaacgtggtaccttcaggtgtttggaaattgcgcccaaggatgaaccagacttgtggaggtctacaattggttttctggggtcttggctgatttcttttgatttttcccatgatgtcaagcaaagaggcactgagcttgaaggtaggccttgaaatacatccacaggtacacctccaattgactcaaatgatgtcaattagcctaccagaagcttctaaagccatgacataattttctggaattttccaagctgtttaaaggcacactaagttgactgaatgtaaacttctgacccactggaattgtgatacagtgaaataatctgtctgtaaacaattgttgaaaaaattacttgtgtcatgcacaaagtagatgtcctaaccaacttgccaaaactatagtttgttaacaagaagtttgtggagcgaactgaatgtctgtgtgtttcgAAAGGGTCGCACCCCTCTTGCTTTCTGAATGACGTCATTACTGGttctatgcaaatgttgttgatcagtacaataaaataagGCCTACATGGAAGGGAAACAGATAGGTTTGTAAAATTCCTGGAACTTTCAGTACATTCCtcggttttccagaaatcctggttggaggtaTGTGGATTTTTTTGCTTATTCCCTCCTGGTTCTGGGAATCCTCCAACTGGGATTTAGGTAAAACTAGGGAATTTATTTAAAATTccaggaattttgcaaccctatctGTAGCCCCATGAAATTAGCCTAAACAAGCTCAAGAACtcaatgtatgcacacacactcctattgaatATGCATTCACCAGTATTGTGAATAGGCCTAAGCCACATCTTGATTTACCCAGTTTATCAATAGAGATTTACATTAAGATAAAATATTACTCTTTTGTAATGTAGTTCAATTGATAAAAACAAAGTCAAATTGATTGTATAATTGATTGATTAATGCATACATGGCTGTGTCTGAAAAATGTACGTACAAATTGAATTAAATAAATAGTATGAAATGATACCCAACGTTTGAACAGAGCAGTAGCTGAGTTTCTGTCTGGGTTGTCGGATTTGACATTTTGAACATCCCCTGAATGGAGTAATAAAAGGGTTTAGTATCCTGTTACTCTTTTCCTGTAGAAACATACGATGTACGGATTGGAGAGAAGGAGTGTCTTAAGTGTGATATATCTGTAATGGGAGAAATGTTGGGTtgtctgaattacagctgtaCAGACCCTGTagagaagctttaaccaagtttaattctgcCCAGAGTCTGCCTTATTTACTCTGTACAATAAGAACCTAACAGGATCAAGTGCCATTCTGTGACTTTGGCTAATATCGTTTTGGTATCGACTcgtgatggtatcgagtacagtgaTACAAAACCGAATGAATGAAAACTTCTGGTATTGTGACAAGGGGAAGAGCACCCACAGTTTAACAACCCACCCACCTACCAGTCTTCCTTACCTCCtatacaaagtgaaaacatgaaGGTTAATGGGAAAACATCATTTAAAAAAAGCTATAGACATGGCATCATCATTCCATTCCTCCTCACTGCAGGGTATGTACAAATACCTGGCCAGGTCTTTCCCAGACTTTGGTAGCCGTGGCATAGTGGTTGGATATGACACGTGAGCGCAGGAAGCAATTGGTTGCTACAGTGAACGGTACTTTACCTTTTTCTTCTTTCTCCTCCGCAGATCATACCACAACTTGCGAACACGTATAACTGGCTACATATTAGAAAGTCTGATTCATataaattaataaaaacattGGCTGTAAATATCAGTGGGCCTTTAAGTTATCTAATAAAGAACTCCTCACGTATTGCTGATAGTGGCTTTGGCTTACTCTGTGATAAAGTGTATAAAGAGGTCACATTCCTGCCTGAAGTTGTGTGATGGCAAAATAGTTGTGAATACAAATGGGCTGAGTGAGGACATTGATTAGATTCTTGGCCTACTTTTAACTACACACATTTCGAGAGCCAAAATAAAAacaggacatttatttttttaggaCGTGTATAGGCTGTTTTTCAGTTGACAAGCAGGGAACCAAATGCTTGAGATTTAGAATACAAGAAATTCGAGtttggagcggcaggtagcctagaggttagaggggTAGGAACAATAGAATAGGCTAACATGTTTCAATGCCCATAGCATTATGAAGGAAATGGAACAATAGTACAGCCGCTTTACAAAATTATGACTGCTCTAGAATGAGTGGCCTAAAGTAACTTTAACTCTGGCTTTTTTCACACACATTAGATCAGTGACCACAATGCTAGTACAGTACTTTATTTTTATCTGGATTGAAAATGTGTAAATTCTCTATGAAAAATATTATTCCCGACCAATCCCTGTGAAGGGTATACTACAATGTGATGCTAGATCTACTCTGGATTTTCCGTTCACTTCAAATTCCAGCTCTGGCTTCATCCTTACTACAATGGTAGATATTGCTCGTCCACCTGCCGCTAACTGTAGCAGGCTTGTAACTGCATGCATGTGGCTAGTGAAACACCAAACTTTTCATTGgaacaatgctgaaacatcaatccatGGGCGAGTCAGTGCCACATTTTTCATTTGTGCCAAAATCAGTTATCTTGCAAATTCAGCAGGCTATGCTGTGAAATAGGCATGTTGAAGTGCTGTCTTTATTTTATTACTTATCATAATGCCATCTTTGGTGTCCTTATCAATGCATGAGTACTTTTTCCCCACTATCAATACAATCATTTGATTAAGGAACACATATGTTATTGTGCATGACGTTTCAAATGCATTCTGTCGTACATAAATGTGATAGGTAtttgaacatttttttttaacacacAACATTTGATTGATTAAATATTGAAGGCGATGATGCAATCTTTGGGAGAGGGATGGAATTGGCCATCATTTAGCCTGCACGGGAGCAGGTTCGTTCTGAAGGATTCATTGCCATAGAAATTGACCTGGCTAAAAGGTCCCCCCAAAAAAAGAGCCACTTTCGTGGTACCGTTTATACCGAGTTGAACTCAGTTGACCTAAGTTACCTCGCTAACGCCTCAAGCCACGTACTGTACATAGTATAGGGCTCTGGTTTGTATCTGTTTCATGGGGGTGGCggttaaagtaaaaaaaatattaatttaCAGACTTTCCCGGTTGACTGCAGCTGGGATGCTTTGTAAAGATATTCCTGTGTCCCcacagagtttttttttttaatggccaGATTGTGTCGTCAGGAAAAACCTCTGGACGTACTTGTATGGCTATACAGCTGGTAAAGTCATAGTCTTTAGAGCTTTCAGATTAGGCTTAGAATTACACAAATTCAGTTCAAGTCCTTACTGTTTTGTGATTTATCCTAGCCATATGctgtgaagaggctgggtgttgCAGCGGATGTGATGGTCACTGCCTCTCACAACCTTAAAGAGAACAACGGATGCAAGGTATCAGACTTCTGCTTTTCATTTTACCAGGGTCACTTGAGTCAAGGCACGGAGCATACAGCATCTAGAATTCTTGTTGGTACTAAAAGCTTTTAACACTGCATTTTGTAGGAGACAGTATGCTATTTAGAGAATGTTTTGGTGAGGAAATGTTACTATGGAAGCATAAAATCTCTGAAgcataaaatatttttttctacaAATTGGTGTGCATCTCACTTCCGTGAATATAAAGTGGCCTCCATGATTGTTGTTTGGATATTTTGGTGTTGCAGGAGCTCTCCCTTCGCCttgctaagagagagagagtgccaagaTTGTCATGGCAACTGATCCTGATGCAGATCGTTTGGGTTTTGCAGAGCAAAAGGTGGTAGTATACCTGATACAAATGTAGCCTACTTGCTTAGAATATAATTATAAAACTGCTATTACTGAAATGCgcagatacattttttaaattgtattttttatttattgatcattcgaaacatacaatatacttgcagtgaagccgctcaacaactaaATAATCCAACAGATTCCaattcagagcgacacacagaagcatccagggtcaatacTCTGTCAAGGGCACGTTGACCGATCTACCATCAGGCCAAAAACATGAACCcaaaccctccaagatccccccccccacagttccccaatagctgtccttcaaccattcgagacccctcACACAGTCCCCCTCAAGAATAAAAAACACAatgaattccattccccacccccaagaaccccccccaatgcaccaacaaccaagagaatgaactaaagagaaaaaaaagaaaatatagaagaaaacagcaaacaacaatgcAAGAAAATAATCAaacaaaataatacatttaaaacaaaggacatcaaggacaactaaaatcataacagcaatccAACTGAATAtctttgtgtgcatgtctggcactattacatgtatgtgtgtgtacatgcatgtgtttatttgaatgagagtgtgtgtatatgcatgtgcacaaacacctgcacggcatcagcctcaggc from Oncorhynchus keta strain PuntledgeMale-10-30-2019 chromosome 18, Oket_V2, whole genome shotgun sequence harbors:
- the lipt2 gene encoding putative lipoyltransferase 2, mitochondrial; translated protein: MYPSKAAVEVIQLGRISYGRALQVQQLYVRRHLDSKDKLHNALLLCEHPPVYTIGIRQALYPFEEEQRLKLLGAEFFRSNRGGLITFHGPGQLVCYPILNLGCFKKSVRWYVCELEGTVINLCRKYGIKASTSPNTGVWVGSNKICAIGIHCGRYITSHGLALNCNTDMGWFENIVPCGIVGKGVTSLSQELGRDVSIEESIPLLLETFSDQFDCTLHNGEYSNNE